Proteins co-encoded in one Maylandia zebra isolate NMK-2024a linkage group LG16, Mzebra_GT3a, whole genome shotgun sequence genomic window:
- the LOC143413082 gene encoding uncharacterized protein LOC143413082 — translation MDDIQNFSALGARPRRNVRRPLRYEAYETDFPGLGAGYQEESETGGDTRSSHHPPSDPSDDRSHGHVTPLRAELEDIQRERFLFQQSHDQMKAGLANVQALHTSLLQLLDRVESLQLSPPPRAPAVHLQPPPAEEEEDWPPPPPPVVFKEESVSSQGPVADRIDTMLKELQDLKRESMAAQESKIIPPHESRPGFTSPQPRITYPPAPPPRAHPPPLQPLSTPSPSSSTPFLTYRGPRPSIPKLSRRDPGEFARLKMALENLLPPESSELFRYQVLLDHLHLEEAKLIADAYLHSATPFSDTMNALNDRLGQPHQLALRRIAAVMDSPDIRRGDAAAFERFSLHIQSLVGMLKTLGPDGEVELQCGSHVARLLSKLPSEQRADFRRCMYNHSGQAYTLDDLATWLKYESWCQDYDGLPTPAITREKPDVRPSRRSVAVLHSAESSPRSPGTTPNKARQQPYCAFCDNRAHHLSQCQEVIKLSREQLTDWIKTNKRCWRCARSHQAAQCTLKKPCSLCQGRHLQVLHDVNSKFLKPHGSVSAPPREGENPTGVLYLDRPTESGQVLLKVVPVILHHNGKTLSTHAVLDDGSERTMLLPTAAQKLDLQGIPETLPLRTIRQDVQTLQGSCVSFEISPGGKPKLKYKVRNAFTATRIDLAEHSYPVESLQRKYRHLRGLPLQSFKKVKPLLLIGSDHPQLITPTEAVRLGPPGGPAAMRTRLGWTLQGPSSLIGSSSLPQQCLFTTAIPPQVSELLKHVEKLWQVDVVPVPEGKVVTRSREDNYAVSLLEQKTVRVDVEGIQRYATPLLRRENMPHLKASPNAVVPSLRSVERRLQKDPERAKVYRAEIEKLVQAGSVVKVPPSEVAHADESWYIPHHLVSHNGKDRLVFNCSFQFQGQALNEHLLPGPTLSASLLGVLLRFREHAVAISGDIKGMFHQIRLLPEDRSLLRFVWRDLHPEEPVAVYEWQVLPFGTTCSPCCATFALQRHARDHTEGDDPLRHSVGQCFYVDNLLQSVPTPEEARDLVDRLRALLSSAGFVLHQWASNEPSTIGHLPEDLRSTSAELWLSQDKSDTSEPTLGLSWHFPTDTLGYRHRKISYGAPTMRNIYKVLASQYDPLGFILPYTTRAKMLVRRLWDQQRGWDDPQLPPELLQQWKTWEEELPFLAQVLLPRPYLPKHITEAVSEREIHIFCDASEQAYGAVAYMRTVTGDGSSHLAFLMARSRVAPKRILSMPRLELCGALSGAHLSRLLKNELTLDIKRIVLWSDSTTVLTWLRSQSCHFKVFVGTRVAEIQELTHSHTWRYVDSAQNPADDITRGKSLLELTRPNRWSQGPPFLLLGPEQWPPEPSGTLAEPPGPSELRKETFCGFSTTFDPATSNFSKYDTWTQLLEAAITQLHGAARGGGTSSAYDYVRAEMDVLREAQQESFPEEYRLLKQGKSISRSSRLLALSPEFDHENEVIRVGGRLRRSEDLAFTSSHPLVLDPTHPVTRLFIQDVDSRLRHPGPERVFAEIRRTHWILRGREAVRRFQRTCLECRRWRARPTVPKMADLPVARLRLYKPAFYSTGVDCFGPFEVKIGRRVEKRWGIIFKCLTIRAVHLDVLTSIDTDAFLMALRRFIARRGTPAELYSDQGTNFRGGERELRAAFAAMTSDLQKLLAPHKIVFHFNPPAAPHFGGVWEREIRSVKTALYTTVGSQPLQEEVLHTVLVEVEGILNSKPLGYVPSDISDPDPVTPNCFLMGRPDGALPQVAYPKEELLSRRRWKHSQVLADHFWSRFIRLYLPSLQLRQKWRSSPADVTEGSVVMIVDPQLPRASWLVGCISKVHPSPDGHIRSADIKVKDQTFTRPVARLVVLPALPDEGKGQSP, via the coding sequence ATGGATGATATTCAGAACTTCTCAGCTCTTGGTGCGCGCCCACGGCGTAATGTACGGCGTCCCCTCCGCTATGAAGCTTATGAGACTGACTTTCCCGGGCTTGGTGCAGGTTACCAGGAGGAAAGTGAGACAGGAGGCGACACCCGTTCTTCCCACCATCCTCCGTCTGACCCCTCTGATGACCGCTCACACGGTCATGTCACACCACTGAGAGCAGAATTAGAAGATATACAACGTGAAAGGTTCCTGTTCCAGCAGTCGCATGACCAGATGAAAGCTGGGCTGGCTAATGTCCAGGCCCTTCATACTAGTTTGCTGCAGTTGTTGGACCGTGTAGAGAGTCTGCAGCTCAGTCCACCGCCCAGAGCCCCTGCTGTTCATCTCCAGCCACCCCCtgctgaagaggaagaggactggcctccaccacctcctcctgttGTGTTCAAGGAGGAGTCTGTCTCCAGCCAGGGTCCAGTTGCGGACCGCATCGATACGATGCTGAAAGAGCTCCAGGATCTGAAGAGGGAGTCTATGGCTGCACAGGAGAGTAAGATCATCCCCCCACATGAATCTAGGCCAGGTTTCACTTCTCCTCAGCCAAGGATCACCTACCCTCCAGCGCCGCCTCCGAGAGCACACCCCCCTCCATTGCAACCACTGTCAACTCCATCCCCGTCCTCATCTACTCCTTTCTTGACCTACAGGGGGCCTCGTCCAAGCATTCCCAAGCTCTCACGCCGTGATCCTGGGGAATTTGCTCGTCTAAAGATGGCGCTAGAGAACTTATTGCCCCCGGAGAGTTCAGAGCTTTTCAGGTACCAAGTCTTGTTAGATCATCTACACCTGGAGGAAGCAAAGTTGATAGCGGACGCTTACCTCCATTCTGCCACGCCCTTCAGTGACACTATGAACGCTCTTAACGACAGGCTTGGGCAGCCCCACCAGCTTGCCCTGAGAAGAATTGCTGCTGTCATGGACTCACCTGACATCCGCCGAGGGGATGCAGCCGCATTTGAGCGATTCTCTCTCCACATCCAGTCGCTCGTGGGCATGCTGAAGACTTTAGGCCCTGATGGGGAGGTTGAACTCCAGTGTGGCTCCCATGTGGCTCGACTCCTTAGTAAGCTTCCTTCAGAGCAAAGAGCTGATTTCCGTCGGTGCATGTACAACCATTCTGGTCAGGCTTACACCCTGGATGACCTGGCTACCTGGTTAAAGTACGAATCCTGGTGTCAGGACTATGACGGCTTGCCCACCCCAGCGATCACCAGAGAGAAGCCTGATGTCAGACCAAGCAGACGCTCTGTTGCGGtccttcacagtgcagagagcTCACCCAGGTCACCAGGTACCACTCCAAACAAAGCTAGGCAGCAACCCTACTGCGCCTTTTGCGATAACCGTGCCCATCACCTGAGTCAGTGTCAGGAGGTCATCAAACTGAGTCGCGAACAACTCACAGACTGGATAAAGACTAACAAGAGGTGCTGGCGTTGCGCACGCTCCCATCAGGCAGCACAGTGTACCCTCAAGAAACCCTGCAGCCTGTGTCAGGGTCGTCATCTGCAGGTCCTTCACGACGTGAATTCGAAGTTCTTAAAGCCACATGGCTCAGTGTCTGCTCCCCCACGAGAAGGTGAGAATCCTACGGGCGTCCTGTACCTCGATCGTCCTACAGAGAGCGGCCAAGTCCTGTTAAAGGTTGTCCCAGTCATCCTTCACCATAATGGCAAGACTTTGAGCACTCACGCAGTTTTGGATGATGGGTCAGAGAGGACTATGCTGCTACCCACCGCTGCCCAGAAGCTTGACCTTCAAGGCATCCCAGAGACACTTCCATTGCGCACTATCAGGCAAGATGTGCAAACTCTGCAAGGATCATGTGTCTCATTCGAGATCTCCCCTGGTGGCAAACCTAAGCTGAAGTACAAAGTCCGCAACGCCTTCACCGCCACCCGTATCGACCTAGCCGAGCACAGCTACCCGGTGGAGTCCTTGCAGCGGAAGTATAGACACCTCCGAGGCCTGCCTCTCCAGTCCTTCAAGAAGGTCAAACCTCTCCTTCTGATTGGCAGTGACCACCCACAGCTCATCACTCCAACTGAAGCTGTCCGTCTTGGTCCACCGGGTGGTCCCGCCGCTATGCGCACCAGGTTAGGGTGGACACTACAGGGTCCCTCCAGCCTTATAGGTTCCTCTTCGCTGCCACAACAGTGCCTCTTCACGACCGCCATTCCTCCCCAGGTGAGTGAGCTACTCAAACATGTAGAGAAGTTATGGCAGGTAGATGTTGTCCCGGTGCCAGAAGGCAAGGTGGTTACCCGTTCAAGAGAAGATAACTATGCAGTTAGCCTGCTAGAGCAGAAGACAGTTCGTGTAGATGTCGAGGGCATCCAACGCTATGCCACCCCCCTCCTTCGCCGCGAGAACATGCCACACCTTAAAGCTAGCCCTAACGCTGTCGTTCCCAGTTTGAGAAGTGTGGAGAGAAGGCTCCAGAAAGATCCAGAACGAGCTAAGGTCTACCGGGCAGAGATAGAGAAGTTGGTCCAGGCCGGTTCGGTGGTTAAGGTGCCCCCCTCTGAGGTTGCTCATGCAGATGAGTCATGGTACATCCCTCACCACCTTGTTAGCCACAATGGCAAAGATCGCCTTGTGTTTAACTGTTCGTTCCAGTTCCAAGGCCAAGCCCTCAACGAACATCTTCTACCTGGGCCCACCCTGAGCGCATCACTCCTTGGTGTTCTCCTTCGCTTTCGAGAGCATGCCGTAGCCATCAGTGGTGACATTAAAGGTATGTTCCACCAGATTCGCCTTCTTCCCGAAGATCGTTCCCTCCTGCGGTTTGTGTGGCGGGATCTACACCCCGAGGAACCGGTGGCCGTTTATGAATGGCAGGTCCTCCCCTTCGGTACAACTTGCAGCCCATGCTGTGCAACCTTTGCTCTGCAGCGCCACGCCAGGGACCACACGGAAGGAGATGATCCGCTACGTCACTCTGTGGGACAGTGCTTCTATGTTGATAACCTTCTCCAGAGCGTGCCGACCCCTGAAGAAGCCCGGGACCTAGTGGACAGGCTAAGAGCCCTCCTGTCTTCTGCTGGATTTGTCCTTCACCAGTGGGCCAGTAATGAACCCAGCACCATTGGCCACCTACCTGAAGACCTCAGATCCACAAGTGCAGAACTTTGGCTCAGTCAAGACAAATCAGACACCTCTGAGCCAACTCTGGGCCTTAGCTGGCACTTCCCCACGGACACCTTGGGTTACAGACACCGCAAAATCAGTTATGGCGCCCCCACTATGCGGAATATTTATAAGGTTCTCGCAAGCCAATACGACCCACTGGGCTTTATCCTACCGTACACCACCCGAGCCAAGATGCTGGTGAGGCGCCTTTGGGATCAACAGAGGGGATGGGATGACCCGCAGCTTCCGCCAGAACTACTCCAGCAGTGGAAAACCTGGGAAGAGGAATTGCCGTTCCTTGCACAAGTCCTGCTTCCTCGCCCGTATCTCCCAAAGCACATCACGGAGGCAGTTAGTGAGAGAGAGATTCACATATTCTGTGATGCGTCAGAGCAGGCTTATGGCGCGGTGGCCTACATGAGAACAGTGACAGGTGATGGCAGCTCACATCTAGCCTTCCTGATGGCTCGCTCCCGTGTTGCCCCTAAACGCATTCTCTCCATGCCCAGACTTGAGCTGTGTGGTGCCCTCTCCGGAGCTCATCTTTCCCGTCTCCTTAAAAATGAGCTCACTCTGGACATAAAGAGAATAGTGCTGTGGTCTGACTCCACAACTGTACTCACCTGGTTGAGGTCCCAGTCATGCCACTTCAAGGTCTTCGTCGGCACCCGCGTGGCTGAGATCCAGGAATTAACTCACTCGCACACCTGGCGCTATGTGGACTCAGCCCAGAACCCCGCAGATGATATAACCCGGGGGAAGTCCCTTCTCGAGCTCACCAGACCCAATAGATGGAGTCAAGGGCCTCCTTTCCTGCTCCTAGGTCCAGAACAGTGGCCTCCAGAGCCAAGTGGCACCCTGGCTGAGCCTCCAGGCCCATCTGAGCTCCGTAAAGAGACCTTTTGTGGATTTTCTACCACCTTTGACCCCGCCACTTCGAACTTCAGCAAATATGACACCTGGACACAGCTGCTGGAAGCGGCTATTACGCAGTTGCATGGGGCGGCCAGAGGCGGTGGAACTTCATCGGCTTATGACTATGTTCGAGCAGAGATGGATGTCCTGAGAGAAGCTCAACAGGAGAGCTTCCCTGAGGAGTATCGACTCCTTAAGCAGGGGAAATCCATCAGTCGCAGCAGTCGTCTCCTTGCACTATCCCCTGAGTTCGACCACGAGAATGAGGTCATCCGTGTAGGTGGACGTCTTCGCCGCTCTGAAGATCTCGCCTTTACCAGCTCCCATCCTTTAGTTTTGGATCCGACACATCCAGTCACCCGCCTGTTCATCCAGGACGTCGACAGTCGCCTGCGCCATCCAGGGCCAGAGAGGGTCTTTGCGGAGATTCGGCGCACTCATTGGATCCTGAGAGGCCGGGAAGCAGTTAGGCGTTTTCAAAGGACCTGTCTTGAGTGCCGCAGATGGAGAGCTCGACCAACTGTTCCCAAGATGGCGGACCTGCCAGTTGCGCGCCTCCGCCTTTACAAACCTGCCTTTTATTCGACAGGCGTGGACTGTTTTGGACCCTTTGAGGTCAAAATCGGGCGCCGTGTGGAGAAGAGGTGGGGCATCATCTTTAAGTGCCTAACTATCAGAGCGGTCCACCTTGATGTCCTAACCTCCATCGATACGGATGCCTTCCTAATGGCACTTCGACGTTTCATTGCCAGGAGAGGAACTCCAGCTGAGCTGTACTCGGACCAAGGGACCAACTTCCGTGGGGGAGAAAGGGAACTCCGAGCAGCTTTTGCAgccatgacctctgacctgcagAAGCTCCTGGCTCCCCATAAGATCGTCTTCCACTTCAATCCACCAGCGGCTCCTCATTTCGGGGGAGTGTGGGAGCGGGAGATTAGGTCTGTCAAGACGGCACTCTACACTACAGTAGGATCCCAACCCCTTCAAGAAGAGGTCCTCCACACGGTCCTTGTGGAGGTGGAGGGCATCTTGAACTCCAAACCACTAGGTTATGTCCCGTCTGACATCAGTGATCCTGATCCAGTGACCCCCAACTGCTTTCTGATGGGGCGGCCTGACGGAGCACTTCCTCAAGTGGCTTATCCCAAAGAAGAGCTCCTGAGTCGCCGGAGGTGGAAGCACTCCCAGGTGCTGGCTGACCATTTTTGGTCTCGATTCATCCGGCTGTACCTTCCAAGCCTGCAGCTTCGGCAGAAATGGCGGTCATCCCCCGCAGATGTCACAGAAGGTTCGGTGGTGATGATCGTAGATCCTCAGCTGCCTCGCGCTTCCTGGCTCGTGGGCTGCATCTCCAAAGTCCACCCCAGTCCCGACGGGCACATCAGGTCTGCTGACATCAAGGTGAAGGACCAGACCTTCACCCGACCTGTGGCGAGGCTGGTGGTGCTGCCTGCCCTCCCGGACGAAGGCAAAGGACAATCACCGTAA